AGGCTGGCCAAGATGCCAATGAGATTGTCCAGCCCCAGCAAGTAGCCATCCTCTCGGTTGCCCTCCTCCAGGGCCGTCGGTGGTCCAGGGTCTGGCCGTCCGGGAGAGGTGTGGTCTTGCCGAAGTCGATGAGCCATACGCCTGCACGATGGCAGTGATCATGCACGAAGAGGAGCGAGCTGCCAATCACCTGTTGAGTCCCACGGGTCAGGCTGCTCTCTATCCCAGAGAAACCCTCCACCTCTTTCCCTCACAGACTATGGACCTACCCTCTTACCTCGTGCCTCCTAAAGAACTCAGAGACCTCCAGGGTGTCCCGGATCTGCTGCAGCCGGTTCAGATACCTCCTCTGGAGAGGGTAGAGTAGGAGAGGAGGGCAAATGGCTCAAATGCCAATTGAGCCTCTGTGAATATGAGGAGTGCCACGATGCATGCTTGGCTTGGCAAATATTGTGGTGAGGAAGGCACAGGCCCCCACGTGGCGCACAGCCCAGGAGGGAAGAAATGTAGAGCAAGTACAACACAGTGCGAGAAATGCTACAATGGGGTCACATAGAGGAGGGCACTACATCAGATGACCCGACCTGAGAGCACCCCTCGGTTTCAGAACCCAACACCTCAGGGTTCTGGGATCCCTTGCTCACCCAgcacttcttgcatctccttgcACGAACTCCTCGGAAGACGCGAATCACCTGTTCCCGGGCTTCTCGTCGTCTTGAAATCGTGCTGCAAGAGCCATCGGCTTTCTGTGGGAAGTGGGTCAGAAACTGTCAGGGGACCCGTACCCACCCGAGGGGAGAGGATCAAGCTAGAGCAGCGGTACCTCCCGGGACCTGGAATGCCAGATGGCGAGACCACTGCCAGAGGGTGCCTCTTCCGGGGCGGTCGGGGTGAGAGGTCAGCAGGGGTGATCAGACACCGCGAAATGGGACTGGGACGGAGAAAGGGACCGGGAGGTGCAAACCCAAGCGGGCCTGGCTCACCTTGATGCCTTCGATGCGGAAGCCGAGCGTGGTGCTGAGCTAATGCCTTCTCGCCATTGCATGTAGCGCGGCTTCGTGACCGCGCGCTGCGCGTGCTCCTCCTCCGTGGGTGCTTCAGGGTCTACTGCCAGCATCTTCTTGTACATGTCCTTTCGCAGCTTCGGTCGCTCGCGGGCTTTGGTCAGCTCCTCTTCCAGGTAAGTCCTATGGAGGCACCGGCGACGGCGGGGCGTGAGAGGGCGCTCACCGGGACGCCATCGAGCACCGCCTTAGGCACGCGGAGAACGCGGGTCCCCGCCCTGAGCCCTTTGCCCATCCCCACCGGGCGCGCCTACCTGACGCCCATCTTGCAGTCCAATACACAGGGCCCATCGAAGCCGTCGAGCAGGTCTTGCAACTGCAGGTAGCTCTCGCCATCGCGCTCCACCACGCCGTGGAAGGCGGGCACGCAGCCGCGCAGCGCGTCCGCCATGAGCCGCGCCAGGCAGTAGCGCTCCGGCTCTGAGCTGCGCTTTAGGATCAGCCCCGTGGTGCAGCCGCCTTGAAACTCCCTGTGGGCAGGCGCCAGTTAGTGCTGCCTAATCCCTTCCTCCCCGCCTCCGCCCACCGCACCGGCGTCTGCCACGTGCTCACCCGTGTGCCCCGCCAGCTGCACCCAGGCATAGCGCTTCTTGAAAGGGCTCATGACTGGCAGATTCACCATGGTCCGGATCTTCTGCCAGTGCTTTTCTGAAAGCGACACGGTCTCGGTTGGCAAGTCAGCGTCTTCTCAGCCATGTATAAGCACCCCCCAACCCCTCGAACGCGGTCTTGCCTCTCCCCATCCTACCGCAAGCAGCTAGGGCCCGGTGAgtcaatcattcattcactcagggAACGTTCATCGTGAGCCTGTGT
The Sus scrofa isolate TJ Tabasco breed Duroc chromosome 1, Sscrofa11.1, whole genome shotgun sequence DNA segment above includes these coding regions:
- the ITPKA gene encoding LOW QUALITY PROTEIN: inositol-trisphosphate 3-kinase A (The sequence of the model RefSeq protein was modified relative to this genomic sequence to represent the inferred CDS: inserted 2 bases in 2 codons; deleted 1 base in 1 codon) codes for the protein MTLPGGPTGMARPGGGGHCSPGLERAPRRSVGELRLLFEARCAAVAAAAAAGEPRARGAKRRGGKVPNGLPRAPPAPVIPQLTVTAEEPDVPPASPGPPEPEGGWLPAVGSSHLQQPRRLSTSSLSSTGSSSLPEDSEDDLLSDSESRSRGNVQLEASEDVGQVRHWQKIRTMVNLPVMSPFKKRYAWVQLAGHTGEHFQGGCTTGLILKRSSEPERYCLARLMADALRGCVPAFHGVVERDGESYLQLQDLLDGFDGPCVLDCKMGVRTYLEEELTKARERPKLRKDMYKKMLAVDPEAPTEEEHAQRAVTKPRYMQWREGISXSTTLGFRIEGIKKADGSCSTISRRREAREQVIRVFEEFVQGDARSAGRYLNRLQQIRDTLEVSEFFRRHEVIGSSLLFVHDHCHRAGVWLIDFGKTTPLPDGQTLDHRRPWXEGNREDGYLLGLDNLIGILASLAER